Proteins found in one Exiguobacterium sp. 9-2 genomic segment:
- a CDS encoding DUF58 domain-containing protein, producing MTKWQIGWRYAVLLLTTAALWAYARVDGGNVASLLFYVMAGLTVYWTLFLVWPVTQALATREVSNKMLVAGTDIPVSLRVRRRFPFLVGAVEVTEVIPNELSEEKLDISRPLRAHYRKTEQIDYTIPSIRRGVYQIPGCIVEITDPFGLFKRKRMFPVETYLAIEPARLAVQLPHEEDRGDGGISPVSLDLRQSSFTVVGVREYVSGDRMNQIDWKATAKRQGLMTKTFEREQERETTIVFDEGTEAGEAFERVISMLAETTDQLNKRRLSYRIHLVGHAVQSLSLPLEGAKLTHYLMTAQPSRTRTFIESWEYSSKALRLSGNVLFITPDLESNNELWISKINQEATVHVYTPERRGVR from the coding sequence ATGACGAAGTGGCAAATTGGTTGGCGTTACGCTGTATTACTTTTGACGACGGCAGCCTTATGGGCATATGCGCGCGTTGATGGCGGAAATGTCGCTTCCTTGCTGTTTTACGTCATGGCTGGTCTGACCGTCTACTGGACGCTCTTCCTCGTTTGGCCCGTCACGCAGGCACTTGCGACGCGCGAAGTATCGAACAAGATGCTCGTTGCTGGAACCGATATCCCGGTTTCCTTACGGGTTCGTCGACGTTTTCCGTTTCTCGTCGGAGCCGTCGAAGTGACGGAGGTGATTCCGAACGAACTCAGTGAAGAAAAACTCGATATCAGCCGTCCACTCCGAGCCCATTACCGGAAGACGGAGCAAATCGATTACACGATACCATCGATTCGTCGAGGGGTGTATCAGATTCCAGGCTGTATCGTCGAAATCACGGATCCATTCGGGTTATTCAAGCGGAAGCGGATGTTTCCGGTCGAGACGTATCTTGCGATTGAACCAGCGCGCCTTGCCGTTCAGCTTCCCCATGAGGAAGACCGTGGCGATGGCGGGATCTCACCGGTGTCACTTGATCTTCGCCAGTCGTCCTTTACCGTCGTCGGGGTCCGGGAATACGTCAGTGGGGATCGGATGAATCAGATTGACTGGAAAGCGACAGCGAAACGCCAAGGGTTGATGACGAAGACGTTCGAACGAGAGCAAGAACGGGAGACGACGATCGTCTTTGATGAGGGAACGGAGGCGGGTGAAGCCTTCGAACGTGTCATCTCGATGCTCGCAGAAACGACGGATCAGTTGAACAAACGACGACTGAGCTATCGGATCCATCTCGTCGGGCATGCCGTTCAATCATTGTCGTTACCACTTGAAGGAGCGAAACTGACGCATTACCTGATGACGGCGCAACCGAGTCGGACGCGGACGTTCATCGAGTCATGGGAGTACTCGTCCAAGGCGCTTCGATTGAGCGGGAATGTCCTCTTTATCACACCGGATCTTGAATCAAACAATGAACTATGGATTTCGAAGATTAATCAAGAAGCCACCGTTCATGTCTATACACCAGAACGGAGGGGAGTGCGATGA
- a CDS encoding AAA family ATPase: MRTYTKEIQAIIDNVEKVIIGKEDVITQSLAALLAGGHVLLEDVPGVGKTMLVRAFSRSIGLTFKRVQFTPDLLPSDLTGVSMYNQKTSQFEYRPGPLMGNIVLADEINRTSPKTQSALLEGMAEANVTVDGEIHTLPNPFFVMATQNPIEHEGTYPLPEAQLDRFLVKVKMGYPDFQQEMKLLTRFERDEPIETLEAVIGREQLLQMKEDVKNVHVSQPVKKYIVHLVQATRTNGSLYLGASPRSSIALMKVAQAWAYMEGRSFVLPDDVKHLLIPVLSHRLILTADARYHGQSSERILEQIKKEVAVPIQQDVESL; encoded by the coding sequence ATGCGAACATACACTAAGGAGATTCAAGCGATTATCGACAACGTAGAGAAAGTCATCATCGGTAAGGAAGATGTCATCACACAATCATTGGCAGCATTACTAGCGGGCGGTCACGTTCTATTAGAAGACGTACCGGGAGTCGGGAAGACGATGCTCGTCCGTGCGTTCAGCCGATCGATCGGGTTGACCTTCAAACGTGTTCAGTTCACGCCAGACCTACTTCCGTCAGATTTGACGGGTGTATCGATGTATAATCAGAAAACAAGCCAGTTCGAATATAGACCGGGTCCTTTAATGGGAAACATCGTCTTAGCCGATGAGATCAACCGAACATCACCAAAAACTCAATCTGCCTTACTCGAGGGAATGGCGGAAGCGAACGTCACCGTCGATGGTGAGATTCATACGCTTCCGAATCCTTTTTTCGTCATGGCGACACAAAACCCGATTGAACATGAAGGAACGTATCCGTTACCAGAAGCACAACTCGACCGTTTTCTCGTCAAAGTCAAAATGGGTTATCCTGATTTCCAGCAAGAAATGAAGTTGCTCACGCGTTTTGAACGGGATGAACCAATCGAAACACTCGAAGCTGTAATTGGTCGCGAGCAATTGCTCCAAATGAAAGAAGACGTCAAGAACGTCCATGTCTCACAGCCTGTCAAAAAATATATCGTCCATCTCGTTCAAGCGACACGGACGAATGGGTCACTCTACCTCGGCGCGAGTCCTCGTTCTTCGATCGCCTTGATGAAGGTCGCGCAAGCGTGGGCGTACATGGAAGGACGCAGTTTCGTTTTGCCGGATGATGTTAAACATCTCTTGATTCCAGTCCTGTCACACCGCCTGATTTTGACAGCGGATGCGCGTTATCACGGTCAATCGTCGGAACGGATTTTAGAACAGATCAAAAAAGAGGTTGCTGTACCGATCCAACAAGACGTGGAGTCCCTATGA